From the genome of Sulfitobacter sp. DSM 110093, one region includes:
- a CDS encoding TetR/AcrR family transcriptional regulator: MDQETHVARRAGIREPQRQRGIARFQQLLDATEIILTEAPDSDMSLAVVAEAAGVPLPSIYHFFPNKDAILVALAQRYHQALSTLAQKPLDPPPGSWQEIIRRRQMDGAAYLNRHPAALRLFMGAGVSSEVRTLDLQGNASLSAIRTAEFRRWFDFSAVPDLEHRIGVSIGIMDGIWAISWSQHRCITEGYLTESIRASTCYLRCFLPEILPAREPIEK, translated from the coding sequence ATGGATCAAGAAACGCATGTCGCACGCCGAGCTGGGATCCGAGAGCCGCAACGGCAGCGGGGTATCGCGCGGTTTCAGCAACTCCTTGACGCCACAGAGATTATTTTGACCGAAGCGCCCGACAGCGACATGAGCCTTGCCGTAGTGGCAGAGGCGGCGGGCGTCCCTTTGCCCTCGATCTATCACTTCTTCCCCAACAAAGACGCGATCCTTGTTGCTTTGGCGCAGCGCTATCATCAGGCGCTTTCCACACTCGCGCAAAAGCCGTTGGACCCGCCCCCCGGCTCTTGGCAGGAGATCATCCGCCGCCGACAGATGGACGGGGCTGCGTACCTCAATCGCCATCCTGCCGCGCTGAGGCTTTTCATGGGGGCGGGAGTAAGTTCCGAAGTGCGCACTTTGGATTTGCAAGGCAATGCCTCCCTTTCAGCGATCCGCACCGCGGAGTTCAGGCGGTGGTTCGACTTCTCTGCCGTGCCAGATCTTGAGCACCGCATCGGGGTGTCGATCGGGATCATGGATGGCATCTGGGCTATCTCGTGGTCACAGCATCGCTGCATCACCGAAGGCTATCTGACCGAAAGCATTCGTGCATCGACCTGTTACTTGCGCTGCTTCTTGCCAGAGATTCTGCCAGCGCGCGAGCCGATCGAGAAATAA
- a CDS encoding ABC transporter permease → MLRYIIRRVLGVPFLLLGVASVAFILSQSTKGDPLSALVPERMMNNPEIVQAVEAQWGLDKPLPVRYVVYMKNLVQGDMGTSFNTRRPVARDIAERLPATLELVVAAMIVGTTLGMAIGLLSARFRHSIFDNAARGFALLGSSLPIFWSGLIMLYIFSVQLKWTPGTGRLDARTQAPEGVTGFYTVDALLAGSGGLFIEALSHLALPALVLGWSVIGIVARLVRSSLLDALGQDYVRTARAKGASERVVLINHALRNALIPVLTVLGFTFAYLITGAVLTEAIFSWPGIGSYAVSAARSLDYPAIGGVTIVGATAFLLANLVTDIAYAWANPRIKVSG, encoded by the coding sequence ATGCTGCGCTATATCATACGCCGAGTGCTGGGAGTGCCGTTTCTCCTGCTCGGCGTGGCCAGTGTGGCCTTCATCCTGTCGCAAAGCACGAAGGGCGATCCGCTTTCCGCCCTCGTGCCCGAGCGGATGATGAACAACCCCGAAATCGTGCAGGCCGTGGAGGCGCAGTGGGGTTTGGATAAACCTTTGCCGGTGCGCTACGTCGTCTACATGAAAAATCTGGTGCAGGGCGACATGGGCACCTCCTTTAACACCCGCCGCCCCGTCGCCCGCGATATTGCCGAGCGTTTGCCCGCGACGTTGGAACTGGTGGTCGCCGCGATGATCGTCGGCACCACGCTTGGGATGGCAATTGGCTTGCTGTCGGCACGGTTCCGTCACTCGATCTTCGACAATGCTGCCCGCGGGTTTGCCCTACTGGGATCCTCGCTGCCGATCTTCTGGTCGGGTCTGATCATGCTTTATATCTTCTCGGTACAGCTTAAATGGACGCCCGGCACGGGGCGGCTTGATGCCCGGACCCAAGCGCCAGAAGGGGTCACTGGGTTTTATACCGTTGATGCGCTGCTGGCCGGGAGCGGCGGACTTTTCATCGAGGCGCTAAGCCATCTTGCGCTGCCTGCGCTGGTTTTGGGCTGGTCGGTTATCGGCATTGTCGCCCGACTGGTCCGCTCATCGCTGCTTGATGCGCTTGGGCAGGACTATGTGCGTACAGCACGGGCCAAGGGCGCATCCGAGCGGGTCGTGCTGATTAACCACGCGCTGCGCAATGCGCTTATTCCAGTGCTCACGGTGTTAGGCTTTACCTTTGCCTACCTCATCACGGGCGCTGTGCTGACCGAGGCGATCTTTAGCTGGCCGGGCATTGGCTCCTATGCCGTGTCGGCGGCGCGTTCGCTGGACTATCCCGCTATTGGCGGCGTCACCATCGTCGGCGCGACGGCCTTCCTTCTGGCCAATCTGGTCACCGACATCGCCTATGCTTGGGCCAACCCGCGCATCAAGGTGTCGGGATGA
- a CDS encoding ABC transporter substrate-binding protein, protein MNTTSSLKTTARRRGMVLLFGTTSALMFGSAVAAQDTLVVGRSMDVNSLDPSRAFCDTCQIYLTAVYEPLITLGADNKTLEPKLAASWEHNENFTEFTFNLNPEAVFSDGSPVEASDVVWTFERLRNLKGSPSFLMDGTQSIEAVDAHTVKVTGHAPNSEFLNKVSAPYTGILNAEAAMAGGALADESAATADGAEGWFLENSVGSGPFILANYAPEDELRLSRNDSYYGNAPAFSEVVITQMQDSVSQAQALETGSVDIAMQIDADTAKSLDTPDVVTEIIPSFNFVYFAFMPGSTAMKDKLTPQVREALTYAVDYDGMIEFTVGGNGNRIAAPIPNGFPGTQNLEPRAQDVEKAKSMLVEAGMGSGLEMVAVYPNDNVYGVDLNVMMQKLQQDFAQVGVDVTLKPVTYPVWREEMAAGTADLTAVYYAPDYYGSGQYAAYFGMTEGSTWVSRAGYQSPETVLNEKEGEIYAQALAASGEEAAAKYEELARELMADNVIIPLVSPNLVLAHRADIDGVRYSACCNLPLAEISRK, encoded by the coding sequence ATGAATACGACTTCATCTTTAAAGACCACGGCACGGCGGCGGGGCATGGTCCTGCTTTTTGGCACGACCAGCGCGTTGATGTTCGGCTCTGCGGTGGCAGCGCAGGATACGCTCGTCGTGGGCCGCTCCATGGACGTCAACTCGCTTGATCCGTCGCGGGCCTTCTGTGACACCTGCCAAATATATCTCACGGCCGTCTATGAACCGCTGATCACACTTGGTGCAGACAATAAGACACTTGAGCCAAAACTTGCGGCAAGTTGGGAGCACAACGAGAATTTCACTGAGTTCACCTTCAACCTAAACCCTGAGGCCGTCTTTTCCGATGGCAGCCCAGTTGAGGCTTCCGACGTGGTCTGGACTTTCGAGCGGCTGCGCAACCTTAAAGGATCGCCCTCCTTCTTGATGGATGGCACGCAGTCCATCGAAGCGGTCGATGCCCATACCGTGAAAGTAACGGGGCACGCGCCCAACTCCGAATTTCTCAATAAGGTTTCCGCCCCCTACACAGGTATCCTGAACGCCGAAGCCGCGATGGCGGGCGGGGCGCTGGCCGATGAATCTGCGGCGACTGCCGATGGAGCCGAAGGTTGGTTCTTGGAGAATTCAGTAGGCAGTGGGCCATTCATTCTGGCCAACTACGCCCCCGAAGACGAGCTGCGTCTGTCGCGCAATGACAGCTACTATGGCAACGCCCCCGCCTTTTCCGAGGTGGTGATCACGCAGATGCAGGATTCTGTCAGTCAGGCGCAGGCGCTGGAAACGGGCTCAGTCGATATTGCCATGCAGATCGACGCAGATACGGCCAAATCCCTCGACACCCCGGACGTGGTGACTGAGATTATCCCTTCCTTCAACTTCGTCTATTTCGCTTTCATGCCGGGCTCTACCGCGATGAAGGACAAGCTGACCCCTCAGGTGCGCGAGGCGCTGACCTACGCAGTCGACTATGACGGGATGATCGAATTCACCGTCGGCGGCAACGGTAACAGGATCGCAGCACCCATTCCCAACGGCTTTCCGGGCACCCAGAACCTTGAGCCGCGGGCGCAAGATGTGGAAAAAGCCAAGTCGATGCTGGTAGAGGCGGGCATGGGTAGCGGGCTTGAGATGGTTGCCGTTTATCCCAACGACAACGTCTACGGCGTTGACCTCAACGTGATGATGCAAAAGCTGCAACAGGACTTCGCGCAGGTGGGGGTCGATGTCACGCTCAAACCGGTGACCTATCCGGTCTGGCGCGAAGAGATGGCCGCCGGTACGGCTGACCTTACAGCGGTTTATTATGCACCCGACTACTACGGTTCGGGCCAGTATGCAGCATACTTCGGGATGACCGAAGGCTCCACTTGGGTCAGCCGAGCGGGCTACCAATCGCCTGAGACGGTGCTGAACGAGAAAGAGGGCGAAATCTACGCGCAGGCGCTGGCCGCGTCGGGTGAAGAGGCCGCCGCGAAGTATGAGGAACTGGCCCGAGAGTTGATGGCAGACAACGTCATCATTCCACTGGTCAGTCCGAACCTTGTGCTTGCCCACCGCGCTGACATCGACGGGGTTCGCTACAGCGCCTGCTGTAACCTGCCGCTCGCCGAAATCTCGCGCAAGTAA
- a CDS encoding ABC transporter permease, translated as MSAVETLRPASSDRFQRMGLLLRRLPLTGQIGILILLFWALTLLTVQFWPLVDPLMMAGRRLQPPSADHWLGTDALGRDVLSRTLHGATYTIPVALMVVVSAVVIGSALGAAAGYLGGWTDAVIMRAADVTLSFPPILLAMTVAATLGPGLPNAGLAMVIVWWPIYARLMRAQVLEVRTREHVEAAIAGGAGRGRVLVVHILPLCWTPTLINATMDFGQVALLAASLSFIGLGAVPPSPEWGSMISEGAAKFYSWWIAFGPGMAILSVVLATAFLGDGLRDVLDRRGPK; from the coding sequence ATGAGCGCGGTCGAGACATTGCGCCCCGCAAGCTCCGATCGGTTTCAGCGCATGGGGTTGCTGCTGCGACGCTTACCCCTGACCGGACAGATCGGCATCCTGATCCTTTTGTTCTGGGCCCTGACCTTGCTGACCGTTCAGTTCTGGCCGCTTGTCGATCCGCTGATGATGGCCGGGCGGCGGTTGCAGCCGCCCTCCGCTGACCATTGGCTGGGGACCGACGCGCTTGGTCGTGACGTGCTGTCGCGGACCTTACATGGGGCAACTTACACGATCCCCGTGGCTCTTATGGTAGTGGTCTCTGCCGTTGTCATCGGCTCGGCCTTAGGGGCTGCGGCGGGCTACCTTGGCGGCTGGACGGATGCAGTTATCATGCGGGCCGCCGATGTGACCCTGTCGTTCCCGCCGATCCTACTGGCGATGACCGTCGCTGCGACCTTGGGGCCGGGATTGCCGAATGCAGGCCTCGCGATGGTGATCGTCTGGTGGCCGATCTATGCGCGGCTGATGCGCGCACAGGTGCTGGAGGTTCGCACCCGCGAACATGTCGAAGCGGCCATCGCAGGCGGGGCCGGGCGCGGGCGCGTGCTGGTGGTGCACATCCTGCCGCTGTGCTGGACGCCCACGCTGATCAACGCGACGATGGACTTCGGGCAGGTGGCGCTGCTGGCCGCCTCGCTCAGCTTTATCGGTCTGGGGGCTGTGCCCCCAAGCCCGGAATGGGGCAGCATGATCTCGGAAGGGGCGGCGAAATTCTATAGCTGGTGGATCGCCTTTGGTCCCGGCATGGCAATCCTTTCTGTGGTGCTGGCAACTGCATTCTTGGGAGACGGCCTGCGCGACGTGCTGGACCGCAGGGGCCCGAAATGA